The Crocinitomicaceae bacterium genome includes a region encoding these proteins:
- a CDS encoding leucine-rich repeat domain-containing protein — protein sequence MKSTVAIFLISLLFFNAELIAQKNHVFYSIEEAITVPVDSVFKLSLTKMKYEVVPDELMQFQNLRELDLSQNKLTTLPDNFIFPHLEILKIEKNNLDTFPPAICLNTQLRELYMGRNEVKYISECIGNLQELVKFDIWFNPIADLPQAFTTMKKLRYLDLRGITYNKEFQKKWTTLLPWVKIEFDVACDCAN from the coding sequence ATGAAATCAACTGTCGCCATATTCTTGATCAGTTTGCTGTTTTTCAACGCTGAGTTGATTGCACAGAAAAATCATGTGTTCTATTCTATTGAAGAAGCCATAACAGTTCCCGTTGATTCTGTTTTCAAATTATCTCTCACCAAAATGAAATATGAAGTGGTGCCTGATGAGCTCATGCAATTTCAAAATTTGCGTGAGTTGGATTTATCTCAAAACAAATTAACCACCTTGCCTGATAATTTTATTTTTCCTCATCTTGAAATTCTGAAAATTGAAAAAAATAATTTAGATACTTTTCCCCCTGCAATTTGTCTCAACACTCAATTACGTGAACTCTACATGGGAAGAAATGAAGTGAAATATATTTCTGAATGCATTGGCAATTTGCAAGAATTGGTAAAGTTTGATATTTGGTTTAATCCAATTGCTGATTTGCCACAAGCCTTCACCACCATGAAAAAATTGCGATATCTTGACTTACGCGGAATTACTTACAACAAAGAATTTCAAAAAAAATGGACTACTCTTTTACCCTGGGTTAAAATTGAATTTGATGTTGCATGTGACTGCGCAAACTAA
- a CDS encoding bifunctional riboflavin kinase/FAD synthetase: MKVYHTLNEVTKIRKPVLTPGTFDGVHLGHQSILQKLKEKAAMIGGESVVFTFHPHPRIALHPHDHGLALIQTIEDRIKKLEQLGIDHLILCPFDKEFSRIAAIDFVRNILVGKLNIHTLVIGYNHQFGRNREGNIDLLRELAPAFGFHVDEIPAHLENEIQVSSTKIREAISTGQVKDANAMLGEIFHFTGTVTTGDQLGQQIGFPTANLQTNPLQLLPDSGVFAVQIEIDGTAYKGMMNIGQRPTVSTDGEKRVEVHVFDFNRSLYGQNLVVYLIDSVREEKNFESLAALKNQLEKDEINCRHILDQFAVFQR, from the coding sequence TTGAAAGTATATCACACCCTGAACGAAGTGACAAAAATCAGGAAACCGGTATTAACCCCGGGAACCTTTGACGGCGTGCATCTTGGTCATCAGTCTATATTACAGAAACTCAAAGAAAAAGCCGCAATGATTGGTGGAGAATCCGTGGTGTTCACTTTTCATCCTCATCCGCGTATTGCTCTTCATCCTCATGATCATGGACTGGCCTTGATACAAACTATTGAGGATAGAATTAAAAAACTGGAGCAACTGGGTATTGATCACTTAATATTATGTCCATTTGACAAAGAATTTTCTCGCATTGCTGCTATAGACTTTGTGCGGAATATTCTGGTAGGCAAATTAAATATACATACGCTGGTGATTGGTTATAATCATCAATTTGGACGTAACCGCGAAGGCAATATTGATTTACTGCGTGAACTTGCGCCCGCTTTTGGTTTTCATGTTGATGAAATTCCTGCACATCTTGAAAATGAAATTCAGGTGAGCTCAACAAAAATCAGAGAAGCCATTTCAACCGGACAAGTTAAGGATGCCAATGCCATGTTGGGTGAGATTTTCCATTTCACCGGTACGGTAACAACTGGTGATCAATTGGGGCAACAAATAGGTTTTCCAACTGCTAATCTCCAAACCAATCCATTACAATTATTGCCAGATAGCGGGGTGTTTGCGGTGCAGATTGAAATTGACGGCACAGCGTATAAAGGCATGATGAATATTGGTCAACGCCCCACTGTCAGCACTGACGGCGAAAAGCGTGTTGAGGTACATGTTTTTGATTTTAACCGTTCACTCTATGGTCAGAATTTGGTCGTATATTTGATAGATAGCGTGAGGGAAGAGAAAAATTTTGAATCTCTTGCCGCCTTAAAAAACCAATTGGAAAAAGATGAAATCAACTGTCGCCATATTCTTGATCAGTTTGCTGTTTTTCAACGCTGA
- a CDS encoding F0F1 ATP synthase subunit beta produces MSGVKGKISQVIGPVVDVSFSKGSSLPNILDALEVVKADGTKVILEVQQHIGDDAVRSIAMDTSDGFTRGMEVVSTGFPIRMPKGEAIKGRLFNVIGDAIDGIDNVDKSNGLPIHREAPKFEDLSTSTEVLFTGIKVIDLIEPYAKGGKIGLFGGAGVGKTVLIQELINNIAKAYSGLSVFAGVGERTREGNDLLREMLESGIITYGDDFMHDMEKGGWDLSKIDKSKLKESKATFVFGQMNEPPGARARVALSGLTLAEYYRDGEGEGKGNDILFFVDNIFRFTQAGSEVSALLGRMPSAVGYQPTLATEMGAMQERITSTKNGSITSVQAVYVPADDLTDPAPATTFAHLDATTVLSRKIAELGIYPAVDPLDSTSRILTAAIVGQEHYDCAQRVKLTLQRYKELQDIIAILGMDELSEEDKLVVHRARRVQRFLSQPFHVAEQFTGLKGALVDIKDTIKGFNMIMDGKVDKYPEAAFNLKGTIEQAMEAGEKMLAGN; encoded by the coding sequence ATGTCAGGAGTAAAAGGTAAAATATCACAGGTTATCGGGCCTGTTGTTGACGTAAGTTTTTCAAAAGGCTCATCTTTGCCAAACATCTTGGATGCGCTTGAAGTTGTAAAAGCTGATGGTACAAAAGTAATTCTTGAAGTACAACAACACATTGGAGATGATGCCGTGCGCAGCATTGCAATGGATACTTCAGATGGTTTTACCCGTGGAATGGAAGTGGTATCAACCGGTTTTCCTATTCGTATGCCTAAAGGTGAGGCAATCAAAGGACGCTTATTTAATGTAATTGGTGATGCAATTGACGGCATTGATAATGTGGATAAATCAAACGGATTGCCAATTCACCGCGAAGCTCCAAAATTTGAAGATCTTTCAACCTCAACTGAAGTTCTTTTCACCGGAATTAAAGTAATTGACCTGATTGAACCTTATGCAAAAGGTGGTAAAATTGGTTTGTTCGGTGGTGCAGGTGTTGGTAAAACTGTATTGATTCAGGAGTTGATTAATAATATCGCAAAAGCTTATTCTGGTCTATCTGTATTTGCCGGAGTGGGTGAGCGTACACGTGAAGGAAATGACTTGTTGCGTGAAATGCTTGAGTCAGGCATCATTACTTACGGTGATGATTTTATGCACGACATGGAGAAAGGCGGATGGGATCTTTCTAAAATTGATAAGTCAAAACTCAAAGAATCAAAAGCAACATTTGTTTTTGGTCAGATGAACGAGCCTCCGGGAGCACGTGCACGTGTGGCTTTATCAGGATTGACTTTGGCAGAATATTATCGTGATGGAGAAGGTGAAGGAAAAGGGAATGACATTCTTTTCTTCGTTGACAACATCTTCCGTTTTACACAAGCGGGTTCTGAGGTTTCGGCTCTTTTAGGTCGTATGCCTTCAGCGGTGGGTTACCAACCAACACTGGCAACAGAAATGGGTGCAATGCAAGAGCGCATCACCTCAACTAAAAACGGATCTATCACTTCAGTTCAGGCGGTATACGTACCTGCAGATGACTTGACTGACCCGGCGCCGGCTACAACATTCGCCCACTTGGATGCCACTACTGTATTGTCTCGTAAAATTGCTGAGTTGGGTATCTATCCTGCGGTTGACCCGTTAGATTCTACTTCTCGTATCTTAACTGCTGCAATCGTTGGACAAGAACATTATGATTGCGCTCAACGCGTAAAATTAACCTTGCAACGTTATAAAGAATTACAAGATATCATCGCCATTTTAGGGATGGATGAATTATCTGAGGAAGATAAACTAGTTGTGCACCGCGCACGTCGTGTTCAACGTTTCCTTTCACAACCTTTCCACGTAGCAGAACAGTTCACCGGTCTTAAAGGAGCGTTGGTTGACATTAAAGACACCATCAAAGGATTCAACATGATCATGGATGGTAAAGTAGATAAATATCCTGAGGCCGCCTTCAACTTGAAAGGTACTATTGAACAAGCTATGGAAGCAGGAGAAAAAATGCTTGCTGGAAATTAA
- a CDS encoding isoprenyl transferase, producing the protein MSYKDQLDMNRIPRHVAIIMDGNGRWAKEKGQARLVGHATGVEAVRESLTAASEIKVEFLTLYAFSTENWNRPKEEVEGLMDLLVQTIASELESLCSNDVRLVSIGNMAELPERCREELLSAIDKTKNNNGTTLVLALNYSAKTEIIAAIKNIAQRYKSGEIELNDITAELVSNHLYTAGIPDPELMIRTSGEIRISNFLLWQLAYSELHFTPKFWPDFKKEDFFQAIYEYQHRERRFGKVSEQVQ; encoded by the coding sequence ATGAGCTATAAAGATCAGTTGGATATGAATCGCATTCCTCGCCATGTTGCAATCATCATGGATGGTAACGGGCGTTGGGCAAAAGAAAAGGGGCAGGCACGTTTGGTTGGTCATGCTACCGGCGTTGAGGCTGTGCGAGAATCTCTAACAGCTGCCAGCGAAATTAAAGTGGAGTTTCTCACGCTCTACGCTTTTTCAACTGAAAACTGGAATCGTCCCAAAGAGGAGGTTGAGGGGTTGATGGACTTGCTGGTACAAACCATTGCCAGTGAGCTTGAATCGCTTTGCAGTAATGATGTTCGCTTAGTATCTATCGGAAATATGGCAGAATTGCCAGAGCGGTGCCGCGAAGAATTGTTGTCTGCTATTGACAAAACAAAAAACAATAACGGAACTACTTTGGTGCTTGCGCTGAATTACAGTGCAAAAACTGAAATCATTGCCGCAATAAAAAATATCGCGCAGCGTTATAAGTCGGGTGAAATTGAATTGAATGATATTACAGCTGAATTAGTGAGCAATCATTTGTATACTGCCGGAATACCTGATCCGGAACTTATGATCAGAACAAGTGGAGAAATAAGAATCAGCAATTTTTTGTTGTGGCAGTTAGCGTATAGTGAGTTGCATTTCACACCTAAATTCTGGCCTGATTTTAAAAAGGAAGATTTTTTTCAGGCAATTTATGAATATCAGCACCGCGAAAGACGATTTGGAAAGGTTAGCGAACAAGTACAATAA
- a CDS encoding BamA/TamA family outer membrane protein: protein MKLLRIFFTTTILALVYQMTWAQYGTTIGGDNSYLNPEKHTIAGIRVSGVPYYDESAIILISGLTVGKEITIPGEDITNAIKKLWEQELFSDVQILQDGPFMPNGDVFLIIQVEGRPKLGSFRFAQNGQVSKSESDKIREIINLYSGKTITETLVKNTENIIRGFYQEKGFLYANVKITQENDTTNFNSRNFIITVEKGEKIKIGQINFYENELTVFEEEDSKFEQWKQKNSVSDRGLRAGMKDTKQTGVMRIFKRSKFNKTAYERDKASLIDRYNAIGMRDAIILKDSVYKIDDKHIGIDIYVSQGEKYYFGDIVWVGNSKYRGGQLDTLLGIKKGDVYNKPLLEQRLYMSMDGRDVTSLYMDRGYLFFNIMAVEMNIDSNNYINYELRISEGKEARVKNIIIKGNTKTNDHVILREIRTKPGDLFSRNDIIRTQRELANLGYFDPEQFQVNPIPNPVDGTVDIEYTVVEKSSDQVELSGGYGAGRLIGTVGLSFTNFSTKNFFKKDAWQPLPTGDGQRLSIRGQTYGKGYQSYNFSFSEPWLGGKKPISFSIFMSHSLLSSGDKESTTYSQTSITSIGSGIGSRLKWPDDYFQIYAELAYQYYDLRNSSYFVFSNGYSNNISMQTVITRNSVSDPIYPRSGSKFTLTLKSTLPYFLFEDYSPEEYLAMNDQERYKYVEYYKIKFSGEWYVPLTQNKKLVLRPKFGFGVMGAYNPYKGDSPFERFYLGGSGMNGTWQFDGREIIALRGYDGTSPISPTTGATVITRYSLELRYPLSLNPSATIYGLAFIEAGNTYTSLRDFNPFNVKRAAGAGVRIFLPMFGMLGVDFAWGFDPLDPGSNGFSSPSSNPGLNEKGIVFGVFPVIGMTLGDL from the coding sequence ATGAAACTACTCAGAATATTTTTTACAACAACAATTTTAGCACTTGTCTATCAAATGACTTGGGCACAATACGGCACTACCATTGGTGGTGATAATTCTTATCTCAATCCTGAAAAACATACCATTGCCGGTATTCGCGTTTCAGGGGTGCCTTATTATGATGAGTCGGCTATCATTTTAATTTCAGGACTTACCGTTGGAAAAGAAATCACCATTCCGGGAGAAGATATTACCAACGCAATTAAAAAATTGTGGGAGCAGGAATTATTCTCTGATGTTCAGATTTTACAAGATGGTCCGTTTATGCCAAATGGGGATGTTTTTCTGATTATTCAGGTTGAAGGTCGTCCTAAATTGGGATCATTCCGCTTTGCACAAAATGGTCAAGTTTCAAAATCAGAGTCTGATAAAATACGTGAAATCATAAACCTTTATTCAGGTAAAACAATTACTGAAACGCTTGTTAAAAATACGGAGAACATCATCCGTGGTTTCTACCAAGAAAAAGGATTTTTATATGCTAATGTGAAAATAACTCAAGAGAATGACACCACTAATTTTAATTCGCGGAATTTCATTATCACGGTAGAGAAGGGCGAGAAAATTAAAATTGGTCAAATCAATTTCTACGAAAATGAGTTGACGGTTTTTGAAGAAGAAGATTCAAAATTTGAACAATGGAAACAAAAAAATTCTGTCAGTGACAGAGGTTTGCGCGCCGGCATGAAAGACACCAAACAAACAGGTGTTATGCGCATTTTCAAGCGATCTAAGTTTAATAAAACGGCGTATGAACGAGACAAGGCATCCTTGATTGATCGGTACAACGCTATTGGTATGCGTGATGCAATTATTCTAAAAGATTCAGTGTACAAAATAGACGATAAACATATTGGAATTGACATCTATGTGAGTCAGGGTGAGAAATATTATTTTGGTGATATTGTATGGGTTGGTAATTCAAAATATCGCGGTGGTCAGCTAGATACTTTACTGGGAATTAAAAAAGGAGATGTCTATAATAAGCCATTGCTTGAGCAGCGCCTCTACATGAGTATGGACGGGCGTGATGTTACATCACTGTACATGGATCGCGGGTATCTTTTTTTCAATATCATGGCGGTTGAAATGAATATTGATTCAAACAACTACATCAATTATGAGTTGCGAATATCTGAAGGAAAAGAAGCGCGTGTAAAAAATATCATCATCAAAGGAAATACAAAAACAAATGATCACGTAATTCTGCGCGAAATACGCACCAAACCGGGTGATCTTTTTAGCCGAAATGACATCATCAGAACGCAGCGTGAGTTAGCAAATTTGGGTTATTTTGACCCTGAACAATTTCAGGTAAATCCTATACCTAACCCGGTAGATGGTACGGTTGATATTGAATACACCGTGGTAGAAAAATCATCAGATCAAGTTGAATTATCAGGTGGATACGGAGCCGGTAGATTGATTGGTACAGTAGGTTTATCGTTCACTAATTTTTCTACTAAAAACTTTTTCAAAAAAGATGCTTGGCAACCATTACCAACCGGTGACGGTCAGCGTTTGAGTATTCGTGGGCAAACGTATGGTAAAGGTTATCAGTCATACAATTTTTCTTTTTCTGAACCTTGGCTTGGCGGTAAAAAACCTATTTCATTTTCAATTTTCATGTCTCACTCGCTGTTGAGCAGCGGTGATAAAGAATCAACTACCTACAGTCAAACATCCATTACGTCTATTGGTTCGGGTATTGGCTCACGCTTAAAATGGCCTGATGATTATTTTCAGATTTATGCTGAGCTTGCTTATCAGTATTATGATTTGAGAAATTCGTCATACTTTGTTTTTTCTAATGGATATTCAAACAATATCTCAATGCAAACAGTAATTACACGTAATTCAGTTTCTGATCCTATTTATCCACGCAGTGGTTCAAAATTTACGCTGACCTTAAAATCTACCTTGCCATATTTTCTTTTTGAAGATTATTCGCCTGAAGAATATCTGGCGATGAATGATCAAGAACGCTATAAATATGTTGAGTACTATAAAATCAAATTCAGTGGAGAATGGTATGTGCCGTTGACGCAGAATAAAAAATTGGTACTGCGCCCTAAATTTGGATTTGGTGTAATGGGTGCTTATAACCCGTATAAAGGTGATTCGCCGTTTGAACGTTTTTACTTAGGAGGTAGTGGTATGAACGGAACCTGGCAGTTTGATGGTCGTGAAATTATAGCCTTGCGCGGGTATGACGGAACAAGTCCAATCTCACCAACAACTGGAGCAACAGTAATTACGAGATATTCATTAGAATTGCGTTATCCACTTTCACTAAATCCAAGCGCAACTATTTACGGTTTGGCATTTATTGAAGCAGGAAATACCTATACCAGCCTGCGTGATTTTAACCCGTTCAATGTGAAGCGTGCAGCAGGTGCCGGGGTGAGAATATTTTTACCTATGTTTGGTATGTTGGGGGTTGACTTTGCCTGGGGATTTGATCCGCTTGATCCCGGATCTAACGGCTTTAGCAGCCCATCTTCTAATCCGGGCTTGAATGAAAAAGGAATAGTGTTTGGTGTATTCCCAGTTATTGGTATGACTTTAGGAGATTTATAA
- a CDS encoding OmpH family outer membrane protein, whose protein sequence is MKKSGLLLALFFGLMSVTYSQKYGYVDTQYILENVPEYADAQAELNKLSEQWMQEIEEKFMLVDKMQREFDSEAILLPEEIKKQRQQDIDNGRTAAMELQKRRFGVGGDLFMKREELIKPIQDRIFTAIQEIAIEGSYAFIFDKANQSNLLYADPKFDLSDKVLRKMGITIAKN, encoded by the coding sequence ATGAAAAAATCAGGATTGTTACTGGCTCTGTTTTTTGGTTTGATGTCTGTCACATACAGTCAGAAATATGGCTATGTAGATACGCAGTACATTTTAGAAAACGTACCTGAATACGCTGATGCACAAGCTGAGTTGAATAAACTTTCAGAGCAGTGGATGCAAGAAATTGAAGAAAAATTTATGCTGGTCGATAAAATGCAACGTGAGTTTGACTCCGAAGCTATTTTATTACCTGAAGAAATAAAAAAACAACGCCAGCAAGATATTGATAATGGGCGCACAGCTGCCATGGAATTACAAAAACGCAGATTTGGTGTTGGTGGTGATTTATTTATGAAGCGTGAAGAATTGATAAAACCCATTCAAGATCGTATCTTTACCGCCATTCAGGAAATTGCCATTGAAGGTAGCTACGCCTTTATTTTTGATAAAGCAAATCAGTCTAATCTGCTATACGCAGATCCTAAATTTGATTTGTCAGATAAGGTGCTCCGAAAAATGGGCATAACAATTGCAAAGAATTAA
- a CDS encoding OmpH family outer membrane protein: MKYLKSTVIALLSLFAIGFFSNSAQSQTPKFAHIDYLKVVDSIPSMMAADKEIQGFLDAGQKTILEMEQALDDEYNKYMTEKPTLSLVMQELREKQLMEQQQMLEYKKQSLQQDLEILNQRLYGPIEESLKKAIEIVAVRYKVTYVLEVTSLLYTDPAGGLDLTKEVRVELLRLEKERTGL, from the coding sequence ATGAAATATCTTAAATCAACCGTGATTGCATTACTAAGCTTATTTGCTATTGGATTTTTTTCAAACTCAGCGCAATCACAAACACCAAAATTTGCTCATATTGATTATTTGAAAGTGGTAGACAGTATTCCATCTATGATGGCAGCAGACAAAGAAATACAAGGATTTTTGGATGCCGGTCAGAAAACTATTTTGGAAATGGAACAGGCACTGGATGATGAATACAATAAATACATGACAGAAAAACCAACCTTGTCACTTGTTATGCAAGAGTTGCGTGAAAAACAATTAATGGAGCAACAACAAATGCTTGAATACAAAAAACAATCCTTGCAACAAGATTTGGAAATTCTAAATCAACGTTTGTATGGCCCAATTGAAGAGAGCTTGAAAAAAGCCATTGAAATTGTTGCTGTGCGTTATAAAGTTACTTACGTGCTTGAAGTAACATCACTATTATACACTGACCCTGCAGGTGGTTTAGACCTTACTAAAGAAGTACGTGTAGAACTACTTCGTTTAGAGAAAGAGCGTACAGGTTTGTAG
- a CDS encoding S9 family peptidase, which translates to MYSKIFALPVYVLCIGLISCSGDSNQSNAADTLTAPDVKKEEYIHHEHGNKRIDNYYWMRLTDEQKNADVPDEQTKAVLDYLEAENEYTDKKLAHTKNLQDKIYQEIIDRIDPNEQSAPVIENGYSYFEQYDEGQDYPTYCRKLTGDSVVQIILNGPELAINKSYFEIGSYEVSPNNQLMVYGVDTVSRRNYTLYIKDLTTGTTFADRIDNTTGYAVWANDNKTIFYTKRDELTLRECYIYKHVLGTDAKQDVLVYEEKDETFSCEVYKSKSKQYIMIGSYQTMATEHRYLSANTPDGAWQVVQPRERGLEYHVEDFGNDFYIRTNLNAKNFKLVRTPITNPSKSNWVDVIPHRDDVMLESFEIFQEYLVLGERKNGLTQIRVRRWADKADYYLEFTEPAYYAAYHDNHDYNTPVLRYSYTSLTTPQITYEYDMNTKKQNVIWQQKIMDANFKTSNYTAERIYATASDGTLIPISLVYKKGMEKNGNNPLLLYAYGSYGSNEEPYFSRGLISLLDRGFVYAIAHVRGGQEMGRDWYENGKLLKKKNTFTDFIACAEYLVAQKYTAPAHLYANGASAGGLLMGAIVNMRPDLWNGVIAGVPFVDVISTMWDETIPLTTFEFDEWGNPKVKEYYDYMLSYSPYDNVEEKAYPNMLVTTGFWDSQVQYWEPAKWVAKLRDLKTDDNMLLLHCNMEVGHGGASGRYEQYREVALEYAFLLNLEGITE; encoded by the coding sequence ATGTATTCAAAAATTTTTGCACTGCCCGTATATGTTCTTTGTATTGGTTTAATATCTTGCTCAGGTGATTCAAACCAATCAAACGCAGCTGATACCCTCACAGCGCCGGATGTGAAAAAAGAAGAATACATTCACCATGAACATGGCAATAAACGCATTGACAATTATTATTGGATGCGTTTGACAGATGAACAAAAAAATGCAGACGTGCCTGATGAACAAACAAAAGCGGTATTAGATTATCTGGAAGCAGAAAATGAATACACCGATAAAAAACTGGCACATACAAAAAATTTGCAAGACAAAATTTATCAGGAAATCATTGATCGCATAGACCCCAATGAGCAGTCAGCACCGGTTATTGAGAATGGTTATTCGTACTTTGAACAATATGATGAAGGACAAGATTATCCAACCTATTGCAGAAAATTAACGGGTGATTCTGTTGTGCAGATTATTTTGAACGGACCAGAACTTGCAATAAATAAATCATACTTTGAAATTGGTAGTTATGAAGTGAGCCCCAACAATCAACTCATGGTGTATGGTGTTGATACGGTTTCACGCCGCAATTACACCTTGTATATTAAAGATCTCACAACAGGCACCACGTTCGCTGATCGCATTGACAATACTACAGGTTACGCAGTGTGGGCAAATGACAACAAAACAATTTTTTATACTAAACGTGATGAACTAACCTTGCGTGAGTGTTATATCTACAAACACGTGCTGGGTACTGATGCAAAACAAGATGTATTGGTATATGAAGAGAAAGATGAAACGTTTTCGTGCGAGGTCTATAAATCAAAATCTAAACAATATATCATGATTGGTTCATACCAAACCATGGCAACTGAACACCGGTATCTCAGCGCCAATACACCAGACGGGGCATGGCAAGTTGTTCAGCCACGTGAACGTGGTCTTGAATATCATGTAGAGGATTTTGGTAATGATTTTTACATACGCACCAATTTGAATGCAAAAAATTTTAAGTTAGTGCGCACTCCTATAACCAATCCATCAAAATCAAATTGGGTTGATGTAATTCCACACCGAGATGATGTGATGCTTGAATCTTTTGAAATTTTTCAGGAATACTTAGTGCTTGGTGAACGCAAAAACGGACTCACACAAATTCGAGTTCGGCGCTGGGCTGATAAAGCTGACTATTATCTTGAGTTTACTGAACCAGCTTATTATGCAGCGTATCATGACAACCATGATTACAATACACCTGTTTTGCGCTATTCTTATACTTCATTAACTACCCCGCAAATCACGTATGAATATGACATGAATACAAAAAAGCAAAACGTCATTTGGCAACAAAAAATCATGGATGCTAATTTCAAAACAAGCAACTATACGGCTGAACGAATTTATGCAACGGCATCTGACGGAACCTTGATACCCATATCATTAGTATATAAAAAAGGAATGGAGAAAAATGGGAATAATCCGCTGCTGTTATACGCTTATGGTTCTTACGGCTCAAATGAAGAACCTTATTTCAGCAGAGGATTAATTAGTTTATTAGATCGCGGGTTTGTTTATGCAATCGCACACGTGAGAGGCGGACAAGAAATGGGCAGAGATTGGTATGAAAACGGAAAATTGCTGAAAAAGAAAAATACGTTTACTGATTTTATTGCATGCGCTGAATATCTTGTTGCGCAAAAATATACAGCACCTGCACACCTTTATGCCAATGGAGCAAGTGCCGGCGGTTTACTGATGGGGGCTATTGTAAACATGCGTCCTGATTTGTGGAACGGCGTAATTGCCGGAGTACCTTTTGTTGATGTAATTTCTACCATGTGGGATGAAACCATTCCACTAACCACGTTTGAATTTGACGAATGGGGCAACCCAAAAGTAAAAGAGTATTATGACTACATGCTCAGTTACTCTCCGTATGATAATGTGGAAGAAAAAGCATATCCAAACATGCTGGTAACAACCGGTTTTTGGGATAGCCAGGTTCAATACTGGGAACCTGCCAAATGGGTTGCTAAACTGCGTGATTTAAAAACAGATGACAACATGTTGCTATTACATTGCAATATGGAAGTTGGACACGGTGGCGCCTCAGGCCGTTATGAACAATATCGTGAAGTTGCACTTGAATACGCCTTTCTCCTAAACCTTGAGGGCATCACAGAATAA
- a CDS encoding NYN domain-containing protein — translation MEKDKNLAVLIDGDNIPSGNVREMMEEIAKYGNPTIKRIYGDWTNPRLSKWKSILLENAIVPVQQYGYTTGKNATDSAMIIDAMDILYSDKVDGFCIVSSDSDFTKLATRLREAGKHVIGIGEKKTPQPFIVACDKFIYLEIIGGKTGKVKPEKSDQKKKTQNAIEALTPRVMELLFATVSDVADEDGWSFLGDVGSLILKKQPNFDSRNFGYEKLSQLMRASGVFDMEERVNQKSRFKLIFVRPKTKK, via the coding sequence ATGGAAAAAGATAAAAACTTAGCCGTGCTGATTGACGGTGATAATATACCCTCAGGCAATGTGCGTGAGATGATGGAAGAGATTGCCAAATACGGTAATCCAACCATTAAAAGAATTTACGGAGATTGGACTAATCCACGTTTGTCAAAATGGAAAAGTATTCTGCTTGAAAACGCCATTGTACCTGTTCAGCAATATGGATATACTACCGGAAAAAATGCAACTGATTCGGCTATGATTATTGATGCCATGGATATTTTGTATTCAGATAAGGTTGATGGATTTTGTATTGTATCAAGTGACAGCGATTTTACCAAACTGGCAACGCGCTTGCGTGAAGCAGGTAAACACGTGATTGGTATTGGTGAGAAAAAAACACCGCAACCCTTCATTGTTGCTTGTGATAAATTCATCTATCTTGAAATTATTGGTGGAAAAACAGGCAAAGTAAAACCAGAAAAATCAGATCAGAAAAAGAAGACACAAAACGCCATTGAAGCACTTACGCCAAGGGTAATGGAATTACTTTTTGCCACGGTATCAGATGTTGCAGATGAAGATGGTTGGTCATTTTTGGGTGACGTTGGAAGTTTGATTTTAAAGAAACAACCCAATTTTGATTCGCGTAATTTCGGGTATGAAAAATTAAGTCAGTTGATGCGGGCAAGCGGAGTTTTTGATATGGAAGAGCGTGTAAACCAGAAATCCAGATTCAAATTAATCTTCGTACGACCGAAGACAAAAAAATAA